In Phaseolus vulgaris cultivar G19833 chromosome 7, P. vulgaris v2.0, whole genome shotgun sequence, the genomic stretch TTGTTCTGCTAAGAATATTAAGAAAGAAAGATTTTATCTTCAATAGACCCAAAGGAACTATTGAGGATGTGATCATATTTTTCTTACCAGTTTCCGGAAAAGAATCTATGAACATCATCATCTCCTCTCCGCTTAAACCAGACAAGAAACATATCCGGGGAAGTGACTTGGCTATCTGCAGGGTACAAAATActgaacatgaagagatttgaatGTAATTCACAAGTTAAGGATTGTCATGGCCGAATGAAATATCAATATGTTCTATGTGAAAGTTCCTTACTGCATTAGAAGCATGTTTATTAACTTATATAGTGCTGTAGGTTAAAGATTCTTATGCTCACAAAATTAGAGATGGTGTGAGTTCTCCACAGTTTTGATACAATAATGTCATGTCTACATAACAAACTGCCAATAAATGATGAATTTGTGTGAAATGGTAGGCTGCAATAACAAGGGAAAAACTTTTCTTCTGTTATTTATTATCACTCTATGAGTTCAAGTTCACGAGTGGACAGAGAAAGATGTTAGATGAAAgtaatacataaaaaattataccttGACCTCTTCCATACTCTGTTGTGTTGTATGCATTGCCTCCCAAAGAGAACTTGTAATCATGTCTTCTGTACAATAGATTACCTGCAATGCGATACATTATATTCCctgtttattttttcaatacTTTTCAAGATAACTACGGAAATTAAAATTGTTACATTACCTCCAAATTTGTTAGTGATGTGAAAAATCCTAGAGGGTGAGCCTCAACCAAAATGGTAAGAGGTTCCTAGAAATAGCCCATCGACTTGTGGGGATAAGGCTTCTAAAATCTACCTTCTCCATACTTTAACTGGGAGTCTTGTGCACAACTCGCCCTTCGTTTATTTATGGGTAAACTATAGATATTCATTTTCTTAGTTGATCTAATGCATCTTTAATTGATTGTGATGTGCTATTTACACTATCAAATTCGTAGTAATTTTTCCATGATAATATTGTTTTCTTGGAAATATATAATGTTGAAGCAATGATCTGTGAGAACTAAAAGTAACACAATTCACCACGTAGGTCAAAGAGATACAGCATTGATTATATTAGTTGTGATTAGGAAACAATATTTGGCCATTTAAGTGGGTATTTAATCAGACCTGGAAACAATATTATTGGTTTTCAAATAAAAAGGTCATGAAAGACAAGAAATGAGATGTTACCTTCAGGAATTCACCATCTAACTCTTTCAAAAGCTGTTGAATCTGCTCAAGAAACGAGATGAACATTATACTAACAAATGACATATTTGGAAAGAATAGATGACCTAGGCATTGAATGGTAATATATCTGAAGTTAAATATGACTGGATAATCTCCATAAGCTGCTTGGCTATGTTACTATAGTAATTTACTGGCAGTTGATAAATTAATGATACATTACAAGGTATATAGAGTATTTTCAACAGTGGCAAAAATATCAACAAAAGGTACTCATCGATGATATTTTGGGTCATCAAATTGAAAGCACAAACAATAACCAGACCGAAGTTTGATTAGACATTCAAGAACACCGAAAGACCACTTAAGTAAAAGAAACAGCAGAAGGCATTTTCAATCTTTCAAGACATGAAACTACTACGTTATTCTTTACAAAGACTAGCATATCATACTACATGGGTCATGGTAAGATCACCTTCAAAGCTTCTTCTGCTTCAAAGCCCAACAACAATAAGGCCTGCAAAACGAAAGAAAGTTGAGTTTGACTGCATATAATGTCAGAGCCAGATTACAAAGTTCTGACCCAAGTCACGATAGAGTGAAATGAGCATCCACAAAACTCACCCAATTTAAATTTCCAAAgctaaataaatatgaaatcaaGGCCCATTAGAGACACTAGAAAGATAACAACTTTTAATTTCCATGAAAAGTTAGTTAATAGGCATTTTGTAAGAGTGTGTatgttgaaaattattttctcgTGGCAGTGATGTGAAAAGTTATAATAAGTGATAGAAAACATGTTATTCAAAACTAACCATGACTTACAGGTGGACCATATGTAGGATCCTCCGCATTCAAAGGAACGAATTTGGAGTCTTCAACCAGCTCATTAGGAAGTCCTGTAATATGGAAAAACATTATATAAAGAATTGTAATTCGCAGCACCCCCTGAATAAAAGTTCCTTTCTTTTGTCAATTTTATTGATAGAAGTTAGATAAGTAAGCTCAGAAGCTCCAACTCCAAATCTATATACTTCACGAcatagaaagaaaaaacaaaaaattcacaTCACTTGTGGGTAGGAGTGTTGACATAATTGAAGTTGGTTTAAAGAAAGGCACGATGCCCCAAATGGGTATGAAGAGAAGACAATGATAGGACTGTAAATTTTACCTTCAGAGGATGCTCTCCGGATATAATGGCAGAGcttagaagagttcaaagaagaagaataagacaCTGAAACTGGAAAACATGAAGGAGGCATTCGGGCATGACAGCGCAACCACGAATTTGCTGATAATCCAATGGAAGTAGCAGATGACATGATTTTTGTTCActacttttctttctttttctcctcCTACGACTCTCccacatacaaatatatatatatatatatatatatatatatatatatatataaatcaatttattcCAAGAATAATTAAAAGAAGTACTCTTCCTCTTGATCTTTCATTTTACTTTAGTTAATCTGTTATAATGAATAACTTACCTTACTGTTATATTAACTTTAATACGTTGAATAGCATATTCCAATCATTGTatactaatttaaattaaatatgttaattaactaaactaaatcaatttataattcaaattaGTCCTTTTTTCTCTCAATTAATTATACTTCTATATTTACTTATTTGAACAATAGTTAAAATTTGTCTAAATTATATATAGCTcgaaaatgtttataaatgaaaagtaaaataatattattaaagcaTTGAACTTCATTTGTTTACATTACCTATGGATGTTTTATATTCAGTTTCTCAAAACTGGAAGAAATCTTAcctatttctttattttatatttaataattttatcatgtaaaagaaataaaaattatgcaATGGATGGGATTCGTGTGCCACTCAGCAATGTGTAAGCAATGAAAATCTAACGATGTGAAGTTTGAAGTGTAAGCCATTTACATCtcaacattttacattttactAAATTCTATTAGTTCTTTGCTTGCATTGCACGGCTTTGATTCACCCTGGTTTTAAGATAATGAGTTCGGGTTGGTGGAAAACACATGCTGGTTACTTAATTTCCTCTGTTATTGGATTATACTTTTGTATTCTTTTGCAGAACTAATTACAATGTAACAGATTACATCTCTGCAACCAATTTCTCCGCATCATCTCCAGATTCTGAAAGGGTTCCCTGAGTCCACCTCTTCAGCATTTCTAACGAAGCCTTTGGCTGATCCATCGGCACCATGTGACCAGCATCATGGACCTGTATTTCCCCCCACAAAATATCAAAGTAAGTCTTCATCTTACCAAGCCACAGGAAAGTTCGTAGGTAAATGAAGCATATCATACACATTAAAGCAGCAAGGACAAGTTTGTATTTGCTTTGTATGACAATCATACACATCTACAATGTTTGTGTGTGCAGGGAGGGGGTTGGAGGTGGGGATGAGAGAGATACATACCTTTAGGAAACTTAATGGTCCGTAATTCTTCAATAATCCAGCTTCAGAATCATCAACTGTGAAAGGAACTTCGGGTGAGGACACGAATTCTTTCTGGCCTGACCACTCCATGGCATGAACCCATTTTGAATTACCTAATCATTGAATTCATACCACAAGGAAAAAGAACATTACACATTGCACTGAAAAGtttaatatatgaaattttaaaGGCATAAGCACTTACCAAGCCAGTTGCAGATGAGATCATATTCCCCAGCATACACAAGCATATTGATTCCATCCTCAAGAAGGGCAGGAATACCAACTTCGAGATTCCTCATCCAATCCACCAACATTGCCTGATAAACTGTGGAACTACAAGACACAAAAGCAATATCTCCAACTGCTAGTGCATCCCGAACAGATTTCAGGTTCAAGAATTTCTCCATATTCGAAAAATCATAGCAGAGGCTCCCCTCACACTTCTTCCGGATGTCATAATACTGCAGCACAATAATAAAGTAGCTGGTCAAAGTTTTGAATATGCTGTGTTCCTACAAGACTTGGCACAAACTCCATAAATGTCAACACATGAAAACCTTCTAGCTAACATACAGAATTAAAAGCTTAAAATTTCTCGTTCAAAATATACTCCACTGAGAAAGTAATAAACAAAGAGTTACAGAGTTGGTTAGGCAAGTCAACTAACCACATGACTATTCATTTTGAGAGAATATAGTTCAGACATTTAATCATGTGCTGCCATCACATAAACTGGTTACTTCAATTCAACCATATAACATGTTGatgtttaacttttttttttttcagaagaAATTATTATGGGAAGCAAAACGTTAAGtaaattttatcaaaatttgttcaagaaaatcaaaatccatCTTAACTCCTAACTTGACAACAGACTTTTTAGATTGAGTGATTcattaacatggtatcagaatCTCTTTGAACAAAAAAGCCTGTACTTTGACCATGCTTCATGCACAATGGGCTCCCACAAAAGAGCTTCAGTAGAGTTAATTAAATTCCGCCAACAAGCAAACTTGAGTACTACAGACATCTAAACCGCACAGAAGGGGAAGCAACTATGTTACCCACATTGATATTGCCAGCATGTGACATGATGGAATTGAATATCGTATTACAAACAAGATATGAAGCCGTGCATGCAATTGTTCCATCAGTGCCTGAAAGGATTGAAGCAAATCTTAAGCACAAAGGTAATAGAAACTAGCCAATCAGAAGACACCACCGCCAGTGGGAGCACAGATTTATTAAGCTCTGGAAGTTAAAATCcactataatattaatatatgtagaattttaaaagtatttcaTATAAGGACAAAACTTAAATAAAGTGGCATAACTACAGTAGCTGTTCCCATTAAATCCATTGCATATTGTCAATGTAAAACTCTAAATATGATTGGAGAATTTTCTTCTTataatccataattaaaaaagtaGCATGCACTTTTACAAACAACAACTAATCCCACTGGATGAGGTTGGAAAAAGGTAATATGCATTTATAGTCGAGAATCAAGATAGTTATaacatacttaaaaaaataatatgatacACTACACTAAATAATATATCcaatttaaattattgtataTTATGGACAATACACAACTCTAAAGAACAATTTAGATAACTAATTTAGGCAAGTCTTGGTAAcaataaaaaactataaacaTTTGCAAGGTACTAATTTGCCCCAATTTGTATActttatttatgtaattattcatatataatattttttagctATGATGTTATTGTATATTATTAGTTTGCTAATATAGAAAGACATACATATACTTCAAAAAGACAAATGTAGTTTTCTCAAGAGTTACTTTTAAAATCAACTTAAATTCACCAAAGGTAAGCTTGATTCATTAAAGAAACTTgagttcaaattaaaatttagaataggAACTGAACTAGAGGTTGAACTCAGcattcattaaaataaataaatacatgaaTACCTATAACATTTCTCTTGGTTTAATTCAATTATAGCCCTAGCttccaaaatacaaaatataagaaACACAACATCCACTAAAAGCACAACATGGAACAAAATCACATGTAATTACCACATAGTTTTATTGCCATTTCGCAGGCTGGGACCATCAATTTATTGATGTGATCATAGTCAGTCTTCTGAATTAGGCCCACGTCCAGTGCATAATCTGTGTAAGCTTTATACTGAATCGCAGGATCAGTTAGTCCATTACCAATGGCAAATCCCTGTTTAACAACTTCCAATCAGCCAAGAAGTCACCTCACCTTTCAGTGCATATCTTAAACATAAGAAAGAATAGCTCACATATCAATGGAACAGACCTTTAGGTTTATATGAGTTCCTTCTTTAGCTTTGTTTCCCCTGTGGACTCGAGCTGCAAAAGCTGGAATATAATGTCCAGCATATGATTCACCAGTAATGAAAAAGTCATTCTCTGCATACTCAGGATGTTCAGCAAAGAAGGCCTGTAGGGTAAACAGAAAACTTGCTAAGACAAGACATTGCTGGTGAGGCTCAGCAAGGTgtttaaatcaaaatcaaaGGTAACAACACATTGCTTAGTTTTGGCCTTCTAAGAAGAGCCATTAAGAAATGTTAGAGGATAAAAAGATAGGAGATACAGCTTCTGTTCcagaaaagaaacaacaaacataaGTCAGGTAACCAGATAAGAAGACACTGCATTAATGTTGTATAACGAGTATTCAGAGAAAACACAAGTACCTGTAAAAAGTCATACAAGTCATTGCTCACACCTTCTTCATCATGACGGATGTCACGCTTGTCCGTACTGTAACTAAATCCAGTTCCAGTTGGTTGGTCAACATAGAGAAGATTAGACACCTGAAAGATCACCAGGCAATTTATCAAGACCTCATACAAGATAATCACAGGAACAAAAGAAAGGCAATTGAAAGACAACAAATAATATGAGGACTACCTTGTCCCAACCATAATCATTCCAAACAAGGGACATATTGTCAGCAATCttaaaagggccattttcatAAAACACAGCCAATTCACTGCTACAACCAGGGCCCCCAGTCAACCAAATCACAACAGGATCCTTCTTACTGTTCCGTGATTCAAAGAAAAAGTAGAACATCCTGCACCATTCAACCCAAACCCACAAGTAAATAACAATTACATACCAAGGATTTGCAGCACTGGCCCCGCAACAATCATATTCACCAACATAAAggaataaaaactatttaattcaCAACCATTTTCTTTCCCCTCTTCATCGTATTATAAAGTGCTCCCAAAAATAGTTTAGAATTATgttccaaaattattttaataagctCTCCAGAATAGCCTATGAAATTAAATAGAACTTAtatgaaaacaattaaaaaaaatcataaaatttctCCAGGATAAAATGAATTAAGTTTTCTCCACGGACTAAAACCAACTTATATAACAAGCGTTTGCGGCGTATTAAATAAGTCATTTAGCCAGACGAAACCATAACTTAAAAATGTTCatgttttttcttgttttgttttccTGAAAAGAAACATAAGGTTGAACAACAAATGGTACGAACAACAACAAAGCTTGGGTTTAACCATTTAACTCAACGTGAACGTTGAAAAACATAAACTGAAATCTACATCCAATAAAATCAAAAGCAAACCTGGCTGCATGAGAATGGACAATAGGATAGTAACCAGCGGAATGAGTCAAATTGTCGAGGGAAACGCCAGAGTGCGAAGGCAACAAGTTTGGAAATCTGAGGGGTTTCTCGACAACTTTGTTGGCGTGACAATTAGGGTGGTGAACGATGTTGACATCTTGTGAAGGAAAAAGGTTAAGGTCTCTGATCTTAGCCGAGAAATCGAACTCGAGATCGGCGCCGGAAAGAGAAGGAAGCGtgagaagaaggagaagaggGCACAGCGTGAAGAAACCGTTACAGTGCCCCATTTTCTTTTCCACACTTTTGTTCCACTTCAGGATCATAgtaataaaatgttcttatttgCGTACTATCGAAGTTTCCAACGACACGTGGCGCCTGCATGCACTATTTTCCAACTACCTTTATTTAAAGATGGGGAAGCACACACATCCATTTATAGGTGtggctatttttttttcttacgataataattattaaaataaaaaataaaaaaattataatattaatttatttttataattttaatgtagatagtattttttattgtataaataacTTCTTTTATTAAGAATAGTCATTTAAGTTTAAAAGAATAGTTGTTTCAAgagtagaattttttttttttatcagcaataagtATATAGATACATATTTAAAAGGAACTTTTTATATTAATGAAATAGATAATAGACAAAtataaatcacaaaaataatagGTAGTGTTAATTTAAAGTAGTCTCTCCTTACTATCAATTTAAGTGATATTTAATATCTTTACATCATGTTAAAACAATTTATGCATAAAATTAATTCAAtgacacatttttttttgtttgattaatATCTAATCGTGTTTTACCTTACTAATCGTCTTTGTTTAAGTTACGTCAATGACGTAATAACGTAGCTTATTGTTACAAATTCATATTATTCTCTGATGGCGTAACTTAATCATTGTGATAATTTGCAAACAAAGTTTGCCATGGCCCATGGGGCAATCTGACTTGAGAAAATTTTCTCTCTTCAGCAATGGAATGTTCAACATTTATTTCGAGTTAACAGAGTAATTAATAGTGTAGGTACTCTTAAAATGTGTGTACATGTTTTTTACAATAATAGTAAAGCagttaaaatgttaaaaaaatagcaAGTTAggattaaaatagtaaaaaatatataataaaaaggcAGTTATAAGAATgaattgattttattaattGTTGTAAATAACATTTGTTCacagtttatttattttaccttCCCTCAACAACACAAATAGATTTTTGAAACAAATAGAAAAGGAAATAACGagattaattttagtatataaagatttttatactgataaaaataattttagatatattGTCCAAATCATCAGTTGGTACTATACATTCATTCTACAATTGTAATTAGATTCTCTTCATTGTGGAAGTAGTAAGATTGTTTTTAAGTTTAGATGGAAGAAGAAAATACTCTGAATTTATCCATGGCTCTTTTATTGTGcgttttaataaataaataaaaatagcatCTATAGTAAACTGAATGATCTTAATTACCTGTTACATAGTAAACTGAATGATCTTAATTATTGGTTACATGGTAATCTGAATGATCTTAATTAAAGACCGGTTATGTGAGACATTAGGTTATAGAATTTTGGACGGTTAGGAAAAccctaaaacaaaaaatttaaaacaaacatTTAGTATGTTATCATGAAAAATTGATGTtacttttctgattttttttttaatattgacaATAAACAATTCatacaatattttaaagatatgaAACaataacatcatgtattttatAAAAGTTCTATATCCTATTTGGTTCCATAAAAAAATGATGACTCCGAACAGAAATCCTAGGCTTGTCACAGGAAGTCACAACAAAACACAATTGCAGcacattttgaatttataaatgtaaaagTAGCATTGATCAAAGCGTCTGTTTAATACATGGATATGAACTTGTTCATTTGCTGATGGATCAGTAgatacaaataaatttttttttgtgggGTTTGTgcatatataatgaaatgtgTCATTGGATAAATGATGCAAAATAATAACCATTAACGATTTCTACATATAAAAGGATTAGATGCTTGGTTAACTTGGAGGACACCTACAAGAGCAATGAAGTCATTGCATATTAGAGGCTTTACACACAGTTCTTGTTTCATTGGACATTTAACTAAAACTTCCAACAATCTAGTCAAAGAAGCCTTCATCTTCAAGCCAAATATCGACTAAGAAATCTACCATCTCCTGCATGAGCCACCACCAATACATCAATTTTGTTTCAGTACATGGAAGAAATATTATTCAAGAACTCCTTTAGCATCAAATGAATTACTATAAAATGCAGTTGTTCTGGAATTCTCTGAAAGACAACAATGGTAAAGGTTTCTTCAATGTAATAGCTGGAAAAGCTACAAAATGAATGTACAAGTATTGAGTTAAAATTACTGATGCAGGTGTAAATTGGTTAAGAGAAAGTGAGAGCATGTCCAATGCAACAGTCTTATTAAACCTTCTCATGAGATCTTATTTTAGCTTAAGTGGATCTCTCCATACTACATCATTTTTAAAACACTCTTACAAGTTTTGTTCCAATGATAAAATCTTATAAGATTTGCACTTTTATAATGTTTCTTTTGCATTTCAATATTTTACAccttacaaaatttatttaaatatataaataaataaaattattttacaaatctTAAATTTAAGACCATCACAATATCATACAGCATGTTTCAATGAGACTTTCTAATAAGACCTAAATCTTAAATTTAAGACTCTAGTTAAGACCTATGCATTAGAGATACTTTGAGAAATTGGAGTTCTTTGTGACTCAACAATCAAAACACTTTGGCAAGAAAGGGTTAACTTGATTGTCAACACTATAGTTCATGCTCCGAGATTTACATACTATAAGTAGACTTTTACATTATGAGATTCATTTGAACACATATTTTTATGCATTAGATTAGATTTTTTTAGGTAAAGGAATCTTACAGGTAAGGGTATTGCCTCTGCAAAAGGTTCGTTAGTTGAAAGTAGCTCTTCATAAGACGTTGACCAGCTGACAAAAACATGTTCAAAACTATTAGAGTTGTTAAAGAAGCTAAGTGAATTGGTAATAAAACACAGATTTATCTGTGTACATTATCCCTGTTTATTATTGGACAGAAAACCCTTAACATGTATTGAAGAgaatttatatgaaaaaatatatatttgtacaCACAAGAAAGAATAAGAAAAGCAAGTGCAGGCCTTCTCAGGTtacaattttaaactttttcatGGTCCCCTTTGAGCAATCTATCTACCGGTATTTAAGTCTGATGCAAATTCTTGGTATAACTCAGGTGGAATCTAATTTATGCATGCATGTTTCTCGTTGCATATTGCTATTGATGACATGTTATAAGTGCTATATGAATTAATAAGTTTGATGGAATCAACTATTTGGAGTGATATTTAAGTCTTGAGATTCTCCCAATTAATTGACTAGTGTTTGGGGTTGAACCCTCCTCTTTTGTTTAAGTCTTAATATC encodes the following:
- the LOC137827896 gene encoding serine carboxypeptidase-like; amino-acid sequence: MILKWNKSVEKKMGHCNGFFTLCPLLLLLTLPSLSGADLEFDFSAKIRDLNLFPSQDVNIVHHPNCHANKVVEKPLRFPNLLPSHSGVSLDNLTHSAGYYPIVHSHAARMFYFFFESRNSKKDPVVIWLTGGPGCSSELAVFYENGPFKIADNMSLVWNDYGWDKVSNLLYVDQPTGTGFSYSTDKRDIRHDEEGVSNDLYDFLQAFFAEHPEYAENDFFITGESYAGHYIPAFAARVHRGNKAKEGTHINLKGFAIGNGLTDPAIQYKAYTDYALDVGLIQKTDYDHINKLMVPACEMAIKLCGTDGTIACTASYLVCNTIFNSIMSHAGNINYYDIRKKCEGSLCYDFSNMEKFLNLKSVRDALAVGDIAFVSCSSTVYQAMLVDWMRNLEVGIPALLEDGINMLVYAGEYDLICNWLGNSKWVHAMEWSGQKEFVSSPEVPFTVDDSEAGLLKNYGPLSFLKVHDAGHMVPMDQPKASLEMLKRWTQGTLSESGDDAEKLVAEM
- the LOC137827895 gene encoding uncharacterized protein encodes the protein MSSATSIGLSANSWLRCHARMPPSCFPVSVSYSSSLNSSKLCHYIRRASSEGLPNELVEDSKFVPLNAEDPTYGPPALLLLGFEAEEALKIQQLLKELDGEFLKVIYCTEDMITSSLWEAMHTTQQSMEEVKIAKSLPRICFLSGLSGEEMMMFIDSFPETGLKPAAFAALVPNSANKPLQELIEEVKGDHETLTGEEI